From one Magnolia sinica isolate HGM2019 chromosome 18, MsV1, whole genome shotgun sequence genomic stretch:
- the LOC131233620 gene encoding F-box protein At2g35280-like — protein MNLCKVMKRRQQQVPVINSLPQELVVDIIASVAASSLSDLCNVKLTCKEFHEAARDDYVFQRASIEALPTIEWRTSSQASLFLKQCEASGNPDAVYKRGMIEYFSRAHIQLGINFLKRAANSGHLESTYVLGIILYSNESSQEEGMELLKKVKSTNDGGIDKCLMRSMKVLREMWINNTIPLPESKCVDPTCRNRRMHVVPNVIDHSWGNQCKEPSFCSQTCNWDHELNKFCNFLRGV, from the exons ATGAACCTTTGTAAGGTGATGAAAAGAAGGCAACAGCAGGTTCCAGTCATCAATTCACTTCCACAAGAGCTGGTTGTGGATATTATTGCTTCTGTTGCTGCTTCTTCATTATCTGATCTTTGTAATGTGAAATTAAC TTGCAAGGAATTCCATGAAGCTGCAAGGGATGATTATGTTTTTCAGCGGGCGTCGATCGAAGCACTGCCCACAATCGAATGGAGAACATCTTCCCAAGCTTCCTTATTCTTAAAGCAATGCGAAGCTAGCGGGAATCCAGATGCTGTTTACAAGCGAGGGATG ATAGAGTATTTCTCTAGAGCCCACATCCAACTGGGCATCAATTTTTTGAAGAGAGCGGCAAATTCAGGCCATTTGGAATCGACATATGTGTTGGGAATTATTTTGTACAGTAATGAATCCTCACAAGAAGAAGGAATGGAACTCTTGAAAAAGGTGAAGAGTACCAATGATGGTGGGATTGATAAATGCCTGATGAGATCCATGAAGGTTCTACGGGAAATGTGGATTAACAATACCATTCCTTTGCCAGAATCAAAATGTGTTGATCCGACTTGTAGAAATAGAAGGATGCATGTTGTTCCCAATGTTATAGATCACTCATGGGGCAATCAATGCAAAGAGCCGAGTTTTTGTTCCCAAACATGCAACTGGGATCACGAGCTCaataaattttgtaattttttaagaGGTGTTTAG
- the LOC131233619 gene encoding F-box protein At2g35280-like has translation MNLCKVMKRRQQQGPLINSLPQELIVDIIASVAASSLSDLCNVKLTCKEFHEAATDNHVFQQASIEALPTIEWRTSSQASLFLKQCEASGNPDAVYKRGMIEYFSRAHIQLGINFLKRAANSGHMQSTYVLGIILYSNKSSQEEGMEFLKKVKSTNDGGIDKCLMRSMKVLREMWINNTIPMPESTCVDPTCRNGRMRVVPVIPVREYSWGNQFKEPSFCSQTCNWHHELNKFCTFLRGV, from the exons atGAACCTTTGCAAGGTGATGAAAAGAAGGCAACAGCAGGGTCCACTCATCAATTCACTTCCACAAGAGCTGATTGTGGATATTATTGCTTCTGTTGCTGCTTCTTCATTATCTGATCTTTGTAATGTGAAATTGAC TTGCAAGGAATTCCATGAAGCGGCAACAGATAATCATGTTTTTCAGCAGGCGTCGATCGAAGCACTGCCCACAATCGAATGGAGAACATCTTCCCAAGCTTCCTTATTCTTAAAGCAATGCGAAGCTAGCGGGAATCCAGATGCTGTTTACAAGCGAGGGATG ATAGAGTATTTCTCTAGAGCCCACATCCAACTGGGCATCAATTTTTTGAAGAGAGCGGCAAATTCAGGACATATGCAATCAACATACGTGTTGGGAATTATTTTGTACAGTAACAAATCCTCACAAGAAGAAGGAATGGAATTCTTGAAAAAGGTGAAGAGTACCAATGATGGTGGGATTGATAAATGCCTGATGAGATCCATGAAGGTTCTACGCGAAATGTGGATAAACAATACCATACCTATGCCAGAATCAACATGTGTTGATCCAACTTGTAGAAATGGAAGGATGCGGGTTGTTCCTGTTATTCCTGTTAGAGAGTACTCATGGGGCAATCAATTCAAAGAGCCCAGTTTTTGTTCCCAAACATGCAACTGGCATCATGAGCTCAATAAATTTTGCACTTTTTTAAGAGGTGTTTAG